ACCACCCCGGGAAAGCCGGCTTTCACGGCAGCGCGGTGGGGCAGCGGGTTCGGGGCTGGCGTGGCTGTCGGAGGCGGACGTTATTGGGCGTCCGGGGAGGTGACCCCTTCCCCGGCGGGTGTTCGGCCCCGGGCCAAGGTTTGCGGACACGGCGGATGGTGCCCGTTCCGATAAAGGACGGCGTCCTCGCCATCCGCAACAATTGGCGGGCACACGCAGGTCTTTGGTTTCACCACGGAGACACGGAGGACACAGAGAGGTGTGCCGTGTTCCGCCAAAGGCACGGGAGGGACGGCGTCCTCGCCGTCCGCAAGAACACAGGCGCAGAGACTGCGCCCCTCCCGGGCGGCGTGCGCCCCCAAATAAACGGGCACGGAGGACCGTGCCCTTCCCGGCGGGCGTTGGCCCCTTCCACTGATTTCGGTCGCGCACATTTGAAGGCAAAGACAGAGGCATACACGGCGGGGGCAACTTTAGATGCCTTTTTGACAAAACATGCGTAGGCGGCCTGTCCGGGGGGATCGAGAATGCCGGCAGCTTGAAGGGTCGGTCGGTCAACCATCATCAACCGACAATGCGTATGAAAGCACGAAACGGCATTCGGCGCGGCGGTGTGGCGGGCGTGGTGGCAGGGTTGCTGGGGCTGTGGTCGGTATCCTCGCCGGCTCAATCACCCCTGTTGGTCCCCCGGCCTCTGACGCACCAGGACATTCACGATTACGGTCTGCCGACGAATTTGCAGGTGTCCGGCGGGTTGGACACGGTGGGCATCGGGCAACCGGTGTACCTGGAGCTGCTGCTGCCCAAGAGCATGACGAACGTGACCGGGGTGACCTGGGAATTGACGGTCAAGCCGGTGGGCAGTGCGGACATCCTGCTGGAGAGTCCGTTGGGGCCGAATGTGCCGGCGTTCGATCCCAGGGCACAGCTGGATTACAACGTTGTGGACCGGCGCTTGCTGAAGCCGAGCGCCGCCGGCCAATACAGTGTGCAGGTAACGGTCAACCTGGGCACCACGAACCTCGTGCTGCGACGAAACGTGTCCGCGGGGACGTACCTGGGGGCTTGGACCTGTGCGCTGTGCCACAGCGGCGGTGCGATTGCGGAGAACAAATATGCGCAGTGGCAGCAGACCGCCCACGCCACGTTCTTCCAACGCGCGATCAACGGGGAGGTGGCACCCTATTACCGGGCCTCCTGCATCCAATGCCACGTGGTGGGCTACGACACCGATCCCGCTGCGGTGAATGGTGGATTTGATGACGTGGCGGCGCAGTTGGGGTGGACGTTTCCGAGCCGGTTGAGTCCGACGAACTGGGCTGCCCTGCCGCAGGCCTTGAAAAATCTCGCCAACATCCAGTGCGAGAACTGTCACGGTGCCGGCAGCGAACATGCGCTGGCGCTGGGCCAGACCAACCTGTTCAACTGGCCGCGCATCACGGTGAGCTATAGTGCGGGCGACTGTGCCCAGTGCCACTCCGAGGAACCGTATCACGTCTACCCGCTGCAGTGGGCCAATTCGCGGCATGCGGTGGCGGTACGCCAGGAGCGTACGGACTGCGTGGGATGCCATCAGGGCATCGGGTTCATTGACCGCATGAAGGGCGTGCCGATGGCGCAACGGCGCACGCAGTACGAATCGATCAACTGCAGCGCCTGCCATGATCCGCACGACGCCACGAATCCCCATCAGTTGCGGGCCATGGGCCCGGTAACCCTGGCCGACGGGTTCACGGTGGTGGCCAAGGGTGGGAAGGGCCTGCTGTGCATGAACTGCCACATGTCGCGTCAGAACGCGACCAACTACGTGGAGGTGACGGCCGGCAGCAACAGGTTCGGTCCGCATTACGGTCCGCAGGCGGACATGTTGGTGGGTGCCAATGCGGTCACCTACGGCAAGGTGATCCCGAGCTCGGCGCATTACCAGGTGGTGGGCGACAGTTGCGTGGCCTGCCACATGCAGGACACCGACCGGGCGGATCCCGCGCACCTGCAGGTCGGCGGGCACACATGGAAGATGGCCTGGGACACCGGCTCGAATCGTGTGGAACTCGTCCGGGCCTGTGTGCAGTGCCATGGTGACATTGATACGTTCGACTTCAAACGACAGGACTACGACGGCGACGGCATCATCGAAGGGGTTCAGACCGAGGTGAAGGGTCTGCTGGAGAAGCTGGCCATGATGCTGCCGCCGGTGGGCCAGCCCGTGGTGGCCAGCGACACGGCAACCCGGAGCAAGTTCACGCGGGCCCAACTGCGGGCGCTGTACAACTACCTGTTCGTGCTGGAGGACGGCAGTTACGGCATCCACAACCTCAGCTATGCTGTCGGGTTGCTGAAGGCCTCGATTGCCGACCTGAGCGGCGACGCCAACAACGACGGTTTGCCCGACTGGTGGCAGCAGGCCTACTTTACCGGAATCAACGACCCGATGGCAGCGCCCAATGCCAGTCCCGCGGGCGATGGTGTGCCGAACTGGCTGAAGTTTGCGCTGGGGCTGGATCCGCGCGTGCCGGGGGTGGCGTTGCCGGACGGCGTGGTGTTTGTCCAGGGAAAGAACCTCGGCGGCGGGGATGAAAAAGTTCGCATCTACACGGCTGCCGAAATCACCTTCGACACCAAGCCCGACAAACGGTACCAGATTCAGGCCGTCTCCTCGCTGGGTGGCGGGTGGCAGAACATTGGCGCGCCCATCCAGGGCACCGGCCAGCCGGTCAGCTACCTGACGCCCACGCGGGCCAACGTCCAGCAATACTACCGGGTGATCGAGCTGGATTAACGATCTTCCACGCACCACACACCCGACCGCAACAGCACCCCTTCCTGGCCTCCGGGAAGGGGTGCTCATTTTTTGCGGGGCCCGCGTGCGCGGGGATGGGCGGCGACGGGGATCCAACCTGCCCCGGGGCGCATGGAAGAATCGGCTTGGGATCGCCGCACGGGGCGTGGACCGGCCCGGAGGAAAGTACGGGGGTCGAGGCACCCAAAGCGCGCCTCAACCTGCCCTGTCTTGTCCGGCCGGCGCCCGTTAACGCCCGCGCATAAGCGGCTGATGGTGCGGATCCAGGGAAGGCCCCGCGTCCCAGGACGCCGGGCCGGTGCACGGCAAAGGGGATGGGCCGGATGCACCCGGTCGCCGGGCGGGGGTATTGTGGGGGTATTGGGAGCGCACACGCCGTGCTGCGGCGGCGAAGTTGCCCCTGCAGAGTCACCACGTTGCCAGTGACCTTCAAACGGAACGCCGCGGGCAGGGATCTGATAAAGACTGGCGGCGGGTCGAAGGCCGGGAGCTGGTTTGGGGTGCCGGCCTTCTCGGACCGAGCCGGGTCGGCAGGTTTTGTCCGGTGAACGGAGGGTCAACAACCCCGGGCGGTTTCCGAAATACGGGAAAAGGCCCCGGAAAGAGCTGTAAGCCGAATTCTGTCTGCTCCGGGCTTGTGGCCCGGAGGAGAGTATCATTTATCTGCGCGGCCAGAACCCGGGACGCGTTCCGCGTGGGCGGAACTGAAGCGGGCCACTTCGAACGTCCCCTATTTGGCCTTGCACCCGATGGGGTTTGCCGTGCCTCGTCGCTTGCGCGAACGAGCGGTGGGCTCTTACCCCACCTTTTCACCCTTGCCGGTGCGCCGGCCCGACCGGGATCGGCCGGGATGCGCACAGGCGGTTTGTTTTCTGTGGCACTGTCCGTCGGGACGCCTCACGGCGTCGCCGCCCGCGTGTATCCCGCGCTGCACTCCTACCCGGGTGCAGGGGGTTACGCGGCATCGTGCCCTGCGGTGTTCGGACTTTCCTCCCCCGGGAAAACTCCCGGGAGCGATACTCCGCTCTTTCCGGAACCGCGGAAAATCTACGCCTCCCGGGGGCGCGGTGCAACCGGCCGGAGGCGTCGGAGGCCGCAGCGCGGCCGGGGGACCGGAGACAGCAACGCGCTCAGGAATCCACCACAGAGGCACGGTGGCACAGAGATGGCTCCCAGAGGGTTGCTGGCGAACTTTCTGACAAGCAACCTGCCTCCGCCCCAGCCCGCGAGGCGACTTCATCCACCCTGCCCCATCCTATGGAAAGCTCGCTGACGCTGTTGAACATTCCCCGTGCAGGCGTGGCATGACGAACAGACGCGGCATCTGCGCCGGGCCACCCTTGCCCTCCGGCAAAGCGGCGGCTGCTTTGTGTTCCCACCTTCCTTCTGCCCACGCCCGGATGTTCCCTTTTGTTCCTCTGTGCCCTCTGTGTCTCTGTGGTGGGTCAAGCGGGGACAGGGGTCTGGGCCCCTCCCGGCGGGCGGTTGGTCCGCCCTGTCATTACGGGTTCGCGGGGACGGTCTTCTCGCGGTCGGGCTGGATCCGGACCCGGTGTACCGGCCCGGGTCATTGCCGGGGCGGTGTCAAGGCAGAGGGGAATTCAAAACCGCCAGCTCAGGGTAAGGGCTCCGAACTCGCTCAGGTCCGGCTGTCCTTTGAACTCGCGGCCCCAGAACACGTAGGTGAAGGCGCACTGCCAGCGGCGGGTTTCCAAAACCCCGCCCACTTCGGCTGCGGGCACCCACCATTCCTTGTCCACCGAGGGGCTGTCTTTCCAAGTGTTTCCGTCCAGGGTGATGTTGCGGGCGACCAGGTTGCCATTGACGCCGCCGAAGAGGTAGACGCTCCAGCCGTGCTGCACGGCCCCGGGTTGCTGTCTGCGCGGTGCCGGCGGCAGATGGACCATGCCGCGCATGAGGGTGGTGCCGAAGTCGTCGGGGATCCGGTATCCCAACCGCACCTGACCGCCCAGCTGTCCCTGGGTGAGCACGTTACCGAGCATGACGTTGGCCAGGGGCAGAACTTCCACGGCCGGGCCGTCCGGGGCGCCCCACAGCCGGTATTTCCGTCGGTGCTCGTAGACCAGGTTGAGGATCGGTTCGTTGTGGAGCTGGCTACCCCAGCCCTGAGGCACCGCACTGCCGATGCGTTCGTGGACCCATTTCTGGGTGTCTTCGGCCAGGGACCATGGGCCCACGACGCCGGTGATGAATTTCAGGCCGTGATAGGTGTTGCGTTGTTGGAGGTGCAATGAGGCCGAGGCGTAAAGCAGGCCGGCGTAGGGGCGGTCCCGCGGATCCGGCACTACGCGGCGGGTGTCGGAGGGTGTGACCATGATTTGCCCGGCTTCGAAGCTTACGGCCACCTGGTCGGCGGGCCAGCCCTGACGATCCGTCCATGAACGTAGCCATCGGGGTTCCATCCGGAACAAAGCCAGGGAGATGCCGTCGGTGTAGAACCGGTCCGTCCCTCCGAAAGTGTCGTTTTCCCAACGGACGGAGAAGGACCAACCGGGTTCGGGCGTGGCACCGCAAACCGGGGTGAGGAATGCCGTTAGGCTGGTGACCAACGCCGCCCAGAATACGGGCAGCCTGTCGGGGTTGTTTTGCCACCGGGTGCGGTTCATGGGTCGGGGTTGGGGTAAGCCCGGCACGGCGCCCTCCCCTTGGCCCGGTCTGCGGACATTGTCTTGGCCGGGTGGTGAGGAGGCTGCTGGATCGTCGATCGGGTTTTGTGGATGGACCGGTTGCCTGGCTCAGGGCACCTTGACGACGCAGTTTTCCGTCCCAAACGGATTGGGGACGCGCAACGTGCATTCGGGATCGTCGCGCCATTCGCCGTCCACGATGAACCGGTAATGATAGGTTCCGGGCGGCAGGTTGACGGTCACGGTCCAGACGCCGTCGGGGCCTTTGTGCATGGGGATGGCCTGCTGCTGCCAGTGTGTGAAATCGCCGGCGAGCAACACGCTCATGGCCGTGGGTGCGTTGAACCGAAAGGTTTGACCGGCGGGCGAGGTGGCTGCCGATTCTTTGCGGGCCGTCTTGGCCGCGGTTTTGCGGGCTCGTTTCGTTGCCATAAGACCCTCCGTCGTTTTTTGAATGCTTGCTGCGCCCGGGCGTTCGGTCGGGGACGCACGGATATGCGTGCCCCGCCCGGCTTTGCCCTTCATCCACAGCATGATCCTGCAGCCCCGGAGCTGCAAGACCCAATGCGCGACAAACTTGTGACGGGTCGTGCACCAGGCGTGACGGCCGCCCGGAGGGATGGAAAGCCGCGACGGGTCGGGCTGTGGAGGGACGGGCACGATCTCGGGGACTGGTTCCGGCGTGGCGGATCGGCGGCTGTCGGGGGGCAGGTTTGCGGGCTTGGGGTGGTTCGGGGCCTTTTCAAGCGGGTCGTTCTGGCCTACGTTGGTGTCCGAGCAAGATCCGCAAACCATGCCGAGCGTTTACATCAAAACGTACGGGTGCCAGATGAACGTGCGGGACAGCGAGGCGGTGGCCGCGCAGCTGTTGGCGCGCGGTTACACCCTTGCGCCGTCGGAGGAGCAGGCGGACATCGTGTTGCTGAACACGTGCAGTGTGCGGGACCATGCCGAGCAGACGGCGCTGAACAAGATGAGGGCGCTGGCGGCCGATTTCCGTCGGAGCGGCCGGGAGGTGGTGCTGGGTTTTTTGGGCTGCATGGCGCAGAGCCGGGGAGCGGAGTTGCTCCGGCAGGTTCCCGGGGTGGACCTTGTGCTGGGGACGCAAAAGCTGCACCGGACGGCGGATTATTTGGATGAGTTGCTGCGGGGGCGCCGGACGGCGGTGGTGGACACGGCACCCGAAGCGGGCAGCGAATCCGCGATTCGGGAGCATTTGCCGGCCCTGAACGGTTCGACTCCGGTGACGGCCTATGTGAGCATCATGCAGGGCTGCAACCAGCACTGCACCTTTTGCATTGTGCCGCAGACGCGCGGTCCGGAACGGAGTCGGAGCATCCGGGACATTGTGGCCGAGTGTCGGGAGCTGGCCGCGCGCGGGGTTAAAGAGGTCATCTTGCTGGGGCAGATTGTGACCAGCTACGGGCGTCGTCCCGGCCCGGACGGTCGGCCGGGGTGGCTGGCGCCGGATGAACCCTGGCCGGTGGCGGACGGGGATGGCGGACGGCCCCGCTCGCCCTTTGTGCGGCTGCTGGAAGCCGTGCATGAGGTGGACGGGATCGAACGGATTCGGTTCACCGCGCCGCATCCCAAGGGGTATGGAGAGGATTTGATCGAGGCGTACGGTCGGTTGCCGAAGCTGGTGGAAAGCGCGCACCTGCCGGTCCAGAGCGGCAGCAACCGCATCCTGAAGCTCATGCGCCGCGGGTACACGCGGGAGCGGTTTCTGGAGATTGTCGCGCGGTTGCGGGCCGTCAAGCCCGGCATGGGGATCAGCACGGACATCATTGTGGGTTTCCCGGGCGAGACCGAGGAGGACTTTGAACAAACGCTGGAGCTTTGCCGGGAGGTGGAGTTTGACAACGTGTTTCTGTTCAAATACTCGCCGCGACGCAACACGCCTGCGGCGACGATGCCGGGGGCACTGCCGCAGGAGGTGATTGAGGAACGGCACGCGCGGGCGCTGGAGCTGATCAATCAGATCGCGCGGCGCCGGTACGCGGCGATGGTGGGTCGGACGGTGCAGATCCTGGTGGAAGGGCCCAGCAAGAAGAACCCGCAGCGCATGATGGGCCGGACACGTTGCAACAAGATCGTGGTGTTTGAAGGTTCGGAGCGGCACCGCGGTCAGTTGCTGGACGTACGGATCGTCCGGGCCGGTTCGTACACGTTGTACGGCGACCCGGCGATTGTGGGGATTGCGCCGGTCGAAAGGGGTGCGCCGGTGGACGAGGCGGAGGGATAACCCGCGCCGGTGACGGAGGAATGACGGGCGCAGGCTCCTCCCGGCCAGCAGTTCGGGGGTGCGATCGCCGGGGCTCTTGCCCGCCTGGCAACGTGTTGCCCGGCACCGGCATGGTTTTTGCCGGAGTTGGCATAAACCGCTTGAGCGCCGGGGTTTGGTCCGCACAATGGCGGGCATGCGGGCTGGGTACGGTGTGCGGACCGCGCTGTTGTTGGTGTGGGTGCTGGCCGGTTGTGCCGGCCCGCCGCGGCCCCGGTTTACCACCGTGTCCCCGCCGCCGCTGGACGTACCACCGCCGGGTTCGGAAGTTTCCGTGGTTCCACCGCCGTCGGTGCCCGGTTCGTGGATCTCCCTGCAGCGGTGGGCTGCCGGGCAGGGGCTGCCCCCGCCCCGGATCACGTCCACCAATCCGGTGACGTGCGACTTGCAGGTTGGGTCGGGCCTGTGGCGGTTTCGTGCAGGGACCACCGTGGCCCAGTGGGAGGGGCTGCAGATCCGACTGGGCCATGCGCCGCAATGGCAGGACCAGGAGCTGTGGCTGCACGAACTGGACATCGCCAAGCAGATCGAGCCCTTGCGAGGCCCGACGCTCATTCGACTGGGTCGCCCGCCCCGGGTGGTGCTGGACCCCGGACATGGAGGACAAAACACGGGCGCACGGAGCGTGGTGGACGGGCGCTGGGAAAAGGAATTCACGCTGGACTGGGCCCTGCGGGTGGCGGCCCTGTTGAGTGCGCAAGGTTGGGAGGTGATTCTGACCCGCAAGACCGACATGGACGTTTCCCTGACCGAGCGGGTGACCCTGGCGGAAAAGTCGGGGGCGGACCTGTTCCTGAGTTTGCATTTCAACTCGGTCAACGGCACCAACCACACGGGCGGCTTGGAGACGTATTGTCTGACCCCCACGGGCCTCCCGTCCACGCTGACGCGGGAGTTCGACGACCCGGTGATGATGGTGCATCCCAACAATGCCCATGATGCGGCGAACCTGCAGTTGGCGGTGCGGCTGCATCGGGCGTTGCTGGAGGAGACCGGGCTGGCCGACCGCGGGGTGCGCCGGGCGCGGTTCATGACGGTGCTGCAGGGGCAGAACCGGCCTGCGGTGCTGTTGGAGGGGGGTTATCTCAGTCATCCGGAGGAGGCCCGGCGGATTGCAGACCCGCAGTTTCGTCAGCGTCTGGCCGAGGGGGTTGCGCGGGCCCTGATGTCGCTGGCGGCCGAATCGCAGTTCTGAATTCCATGGGCACTTCCGGGTTGGTGATTGTGACGGGTGGGGCGGGCTTTATTGGCTCGCACCTGGTGGAGCGGCTGCTGGCCGAGGGCCATCGGGTGGCGGTGGTGGACGATCTTTCCACCGGCACGTTGGACAACCTGCGGTCGGTCCGGAACGATCCGCGGCTGACGGTGGAGACGGCGACGGTATCCGGCTCGCGGCGTCTGGCCGGTTGGATGCGTCATGCCAGGGGTGTGTTTCACCTTGCGGCGGCGGTGGGGGTGGAGCTGGTGGTGCGCTCGCCGATTCATGTGTGTCGGGCCAATCTGCGGGAGACGGAGGTGGTGTTGGAGCTGGCGTCGCGGCGGCGTGTGCCGGTGCTGCTCACCTCCACTTCGGAGGTTTACGGTCGGAGTGCCAGGCCGGAATTCGCCGAGGAGGACGATCTTCTGATCGGTCCCCCCACCCATCCGCGCTGGACCTATGCCTGTTCCAAGCTCATGGACGAGTTTCTGGCCATGGCATACGCGCAGGAGCGGGGTCTACCCGTGGTGGTTACGCGGGTTTTCAACACGGTGGGCCCGCGGCAGACGGGTCGGTACGGCATGGTATTGCCGCGGTTCATTGATGCAGCCAGGCGCGGGGTGCCGTTGCGTGTGTATGGGACGGGCCGGCAGCGGCGTTGTTTCTGCTGGGTGCTCGATACCGTGGAGGCGCTGGTGCGGCTCTTTCGCTGTCCGGAGGCGTATGGGCAGGTCTTCAACGTGGGCAGCACCGAGGAGACGACCATTCTCGGGCTGGCCCGTCTGGTGATTCGGTTGTTGGGTTCGTCTTCGAAGATTGAGCGGGTGCCCTATGCGGAGGCTTACGGGCCGGGATTCGAGGACATGCAGCGCCGTCGTCCGCGGGTCACGAAGCTGGCCCGCTACACCGGTTTTCGTCCGCGAACCCCGCTGAAGGAGATCATCCTGCGGACGGCCGGGGCGGTGCCGGACGCCGGCGCAGCGGAGCACGGCACCGGCCCACGCGGTCGTGCCCGGCCCAAAGACGAATAAACCCCGTACGGGGTGCCCGTACAGGGTTGGGTCAACGTGGTGACTAACCGGGGCTTGTCGCGGTCTTGCGGAGGGCTTAGTGGCAGCCGCAACCGGAACCGCAACCGCAACCGTCCATGTCTTCGCGGGTCGGCATCCGCCCCAGTTCCATGGTCAGGGCGACCTGTTGCTGGATGGCCTGGCGCATTTCCTCCAGCTCGGTTTGGGCATCGAGGAATCCGCGGGCCACCTCGTTGGCCAGCAATTCCTCGCGCGCCTTTTCGAATTGTTCGATTTCCTCCTCGCTCAGAGGCTCGCCGAATTGTTGTTTCCGGCGGAGGGACTGGCCCAATCGAACCACTTCCTCGTACTGGGTCCGTGCCTTCTCGTCCTCCAGGAACGCCTGGATGCGCTGCTGGGCGGATTTGAAGCCCGCGTCTTCCAGGATGGTTTCACACAGCTCGCGGGTTTTTTGCCCGATCGCGTCGCTCTGGCTCATGGTGTCGTCTCTGCTCAATGGATGGTTTCTGCTGATGCGGTTGCCGGACTTTCCGGCCCCCGCGGTGCAACAACAATAGAGCAGTTCGGGCGAAACGCAACGGCGCAATCGAAACGGGCCCTGCTTTTTTTCGGGGCCGCCGACCGGCCCCATTGGACCGGGCGGGATGAACCGGGGCGCCGGCCGGGACGCGATTTGTGAACAAGGGCCGCTTGCCCGGTTCCAGACGCTCCCGTTACCCTCCCCGCATGGAGCACGCGGATTTCGTCCATCTCCATGTTCACTCGGAGTATTCGCTGCTGGACGGGGCCTGCCGCCTGGACCGTCTGGTGGAGCGTGCTCATGCGCTGAAGTTTCCCGCCCTGGCCATCACTGATCACGGGGTGATGTACGGGATCATTGATTTCTACCAAAAGGCCCGGGCGCGGGGCATCAAACCGATCCTTGGTTGCGAAATGTACGTGGCGCCGGGGAGTCGCTTCGAGAAGAAGACCCAGGCCGGCGGCCGCGACGTGTACCATCACCTCACGGTGCTGGCCTGCGATGAGACCGGCTACCACAATTTGATCCGGCTGAGCACCGCCGCCCATCTGGAGGGCTACTACTACAAGCCGCGCATTGACAAGGAACTGCTGGAACAGCATCGGCAGGGGTTGATCGTGCTGTCCGGTTGCCTGGCGGCGGAGATCCCCGAGCTGATTGTGCGCGGCCAGCTCGACAGGGCCCGGGCCACGATTGACTGGTTCAAACAGGTTTTCGGGCCGGATCATTTTTACCTGGAGTTGCAGGATCACGGGTTGGAGGAGCAGGCGCGGGTCAACCGGCAGTTACTGGCCTGGGCACGCGAGTTCGGCCTGTCGGTGGTGGCCACCAACGACGTGCATTATTTGGAACGCCATCACTGGCGGGCGCACGACTGCCTGATCTGCATCGGCACGCAGACAACCCTCGACGATCCCAGGCGGCTGCGGTATGCGCCCGAGCAATTCCATTTGCGGTCGGCCGAGGAAATGAAGGCCCGGTTTGCCGAGGTGCCCGAGGCCATCCGCAACACGCTGGAGGTGGCCGAAAAATGCAACGTGGAGATCGAGTTCGGCCGGCTGCATTATCCGGTGTTTCGTCCGCCGCCCCCGTACACGCAGGAACAGTACCTGCGCGTGTGGATCGCGGAAGGGTTGCGTCGCCGGTACACGCTGGCCGTGCGGGTGGAGGGCGAAAGCTTCGTGGTCGAGGGGATTGAACGGCCCGAATTGCTACCGGGCCTGCCGCCCGCGCCGCCGGACCGGCCGTGGTCGCCGGACGCGCCCGAGGTGCGTCGCGCCGTGGAACAGGTGCTGGCGCGGTTGGAAAGCGAACTGCAGGTCATCCAGCGGACCGGGTTCGTGAGCTACTTCCTGATCGTGGGCGATTTCGTCAAACACAGCCGGGAACGGGGCATTGCGTGTGCCGCCCGGGGTTCGGCCGCCGGCTCGCTGGTGACCTATTTGCTGGGGATCTCCAACGTGGACCCGCTGCGGTACGGGCTGTTGTTCGAGCGGTTCTTGAATCCCGAACGGGTCAACCCGCCCGACATTGACATTGACTTTGCGGACGATCGCCGCGCCGAGGTGATCGAGTACGTCCGCCAAAAGTACGGCCGGGACTGCGTGGCGCAAATCATCACCTTTGGCACGCTGGGCGCCAAAAGCGTGGTCCGCGACGTGGGACGCGCGATGGGATTGTCCTATGGCGAATGCGATCGGCTGGCGCGGATGATCCCGAATGATCCCAAGATCACCCTGGCCCGGGCGCTGGAGGTTTCCCCGGAGCTGCGGCAGGCCTATGAGACCGAGGAGGTCACGCGCGAGCTGATTGACACGGCCCAAATCCTGGAAGACCTGGCGCGCAACGCCTCCGTACATGCGGCCGGGGTGGTGATCGGGCCGGAACCCCTGGTCAACCTGCTTCCCCTCAAGGCGGACGAAAACGGCTCGCTGGTCACCCAGTACGCCATGGGCCCCGTGGGCGACCTGGGGTTGCTGAAGATGGATTTTCTGGGGCTCAAAACCCTGACGGTGATCCGGAACACCTGCGACCTGGTCCGGCAGACACGGGGGATCGAGATCAACATTGACCAGCTGCCGTTGGACGATCCGAAGACCTACGAGCTGCTCAACAAGGCGCAGACCCTGGGGGTGTTCCAACTGGAATCGGCCGGCATGCGCGAGTTGTGTCGGAAGTTCCAGCTCAGTTCCATCGAGCACATCACCGCGCTGATCGCGCTGTACCGGCCCGGACCCATGGATTTGATCCCCGAATTCCTCCGGCGCCGGCACGGCGAGGTGCAGATCGAGTATGAACATCCCCTGCTCGAGCCGATCGCCCGCGAGACCTACGGCATTCTGATTTACCAGGAGCAGGTGATGCAGGCCGCCCAGGTGTTGGCGGGATACTCGCTGGGCGGCGCCGATCTGTTGCGCCGGGCCATGGGCAAGAAAAAGCCCGAGGAAATGGCGAAGCAACGGGACATTTTCGTGCGCGGGTGCATGGAGAAAAACAACATCCCGCCCGCCAAGGCCCATCAAATCTTCGACCTCCTGGAAAAGTTCGCCGGCTACGGCTTCAACAAATCCCACGCCGCCGCGTACGCCATCACCGCCTATCAGACCGCCTGGCTCAAGGCCAATTACACGGTGGAGTTTCTCTGCGCCATGATGACCAACGACATGGCCGACACGGAGAAACTGGCCCAATACATCGCCGAGGCCCGGTCATTTGGCATCTCGGTGCTGCCGCCCCATGTCAACGAAA
This DNA window, taken from Limisphaera ngatamarikiensis, encodes the following:
- a CDS encoding YlbF family regulator; amino-acid sequence: MSQSDAIGQKTRELCETILEDAGFKSAQQRIQAFLEDEKARTQYEEVVRLGQSLRRKQQFGEPLSEEEIEQFEKAREELLANEVARGFLDAQTELEEMRQAIQQQVALTMELGRMPTREDMDGCGCGSGCGCH
- the dnaE gene encoding DNA polymerase III subunit alpha, whose translation is MEHADFVHLHVHSEYSLLDGACRLDRLVERAHALKFPALAITDHGVMYGIIDFYQKARARGIKPILGCEMYVAPGSRFEKKTQAGGRDVYHHLTVLACDETGYHNLIRLSTAAHLEGYYYKPRIDKELLEQHRQGLIVLSGCLAAEIPELIVRGQLDRARATIDWFKQVFGPDHFYLELQDHGLEEQARVNRQLLAWAREFGLSVVATNDVHYLERHHWRAHDCLICIGTQTTLDDPRRLRYAPEQFHLRSAEEMKARFAEVPEAIRNTLEVAEKCNVEIEFGRLHYPVFRPPPPYTQEQYLRVWIAEGLRRRYTLAVRVEGESFVVEGIERPELLPGLPPAPPDRPWSPDAPEVRRAVEQVLARLESELQVIQRTGFVSYFLIVGDFVKHSRERGIACAARGSAAGSLVTYLLGISNVDPLRYGLLFERFLNPERVNPPDIDIDFADDRRAEVIEYVRQKYGRDCVAQIITFGTLGAKSVVRDVGRAMGLSYGECDRLARMIPNDPKITLARALEVSPELRQAYETEEVTRELIDTAQILEDLARNASVHAAGVVIGPEPLVNLLPLKADENGSLVTQYAMGPVGDLGLLKMDFLGLKTLTVIRNTCDLVRQTRGIEINIDQLPLDDPKTYELLNKAQTLGVFQLESAGMRELCRKFQLSSIEHITALIALYRPGPMDLIPEFLRRRHGEVQIEYEHPLLEPIARETYGILIYQEQVMQAAQVLAGYSLGGADLLRRAMGKKKPEEMAKQRDIFVRGCMEKNNIPPAKAHQIFDLLEKFAGYGFNKSHAAAYAITAYQTAWLKANYTVEFLCAMMTNDMADTEKLAQYIAEARSFGISVLPPHVNESDVHFTPVRTGPEGPPQAIRFGLAAIKGVGTAAVQSLIQARQQGGPFRSLFDLCERVDTRAVNRRILEALIKAGACDGLGPNRATLVAQIDPALTRAAHVQADRQRGQRSLFGLLGEEADVPAESSLQLPEWPAHELLAHEKELLGLYLTGHPLAPYSRLLEQYGLATAATVAQLPPRSTTRLGGLVVSVQEGVSRKSNRPYLTATLEDMTGTVQLLCFEEATERCRAVLQPNAVVMVVGETGTEEGSAKLFVWDAFPLEEAPARFTRAVHFRIYPGAAKPENLEAIRQLVEAHPGRCPLYLCFVRPNDATVVLETHERFFVRPSPALEEAVERLLGENSYYARIDRDPPERPARGSRRNGNAGAAVNGNGRGRRS